The window CGCCAGTGTGCTCAGTTCAGCCCGTCCACCTTCCAACAGGTCGACACGGGCATCGCTGTAGGGTGCATAGAAATGCGCCGGAGTGATGTTGTGGTAAATCAAGCACTTCGGACCTTGATGCGCTGCGGCGAACGGGGTCAGATCCGAACCGATGGAATGGTGGTAGATCAGCCCGTCACCTGGCTTAATGCAGCCTTGGTGATAGGGATGGGCCAAATGCCTGGCCGCCGGATCCAGATGCTCTCCCGGAAGAAAGATTTCCGAGGTAAATCCCTGAGCCGTGAGCTGTTCCCGGATGGCCCGGGCGTAATTGGAAATCGCGTCACCGAGGCGAAACCCGGCCACGATCTGGTGTATGGCCCGGCCCTGGTCTGCAACCTGAACACACGGGCCATTGTCAACTGCTGAGCATGCATGCAGTCCCAAGGCCTGCTCGTAGCGGTCCACCACCCGGTCCCAGGAAGCATGCTCCCGGGCATGATCCCGTCCCAGCTGGCCAAGAGCGAGGCGTTGCGTGGGCGAAGCCGTTGCAACCAGGTCAAAAAGATCGGCCCACTGTTCCAGGGTCTCTGCCAGCCACCCGCCGCCACTTTGGCGGACAACCGTGGCTGTAGCCAGGCAGCGGCCATGGGCCGCCACCGGTTGCTCACTGAACCAGGCCTCCATGATCACCCGTGAATAGCTCTCGTTCTCGCTGGGATGGAACAAGGCCCGGCACTTGGCCAGAAGAACGGCCTTCTCTTCCTCGCTTACCAATCCCAGATCCACCACACCGTGCTCGCGGTCGTCGTAGGAGTGGTCACCCGGACCCGCCAGGACCAATCGCAACCTGGAATCCGGATGGTGTTTTCGATGAAGGTGGTAGGCCTGAACCAGGAAATCCGTGTTTTTATGCAGATCTCTTCGACCAAGACAAAGCACGAAGGCGTCCCCGGTCGAATCCAGAATGTGCGTACTGTCCGATCCGGCATGGGGGGCAACCAGTTCCACACCGGCACCGACCAGCACGCCCTTGGGAAGGATTCCCGGGCCATACAGTTTTTCCGCCAGGGCTTTTTCCCCGGCAGACAAGTACAAAATCCCCTTGGCCAGGCGAAAAATCCGCTCCACCTGCGGTAGGTAGGCATAGGCTTCGTCGTGCAGGCAGGGCATCAAATAGGCTCGCTCAGTTACGAGAGGCAATCCATTCAATGTCGGTCCATACAAATATGGTAAAAATATCACCGCGGTGTAGTTCCGGCCATGCTTGCTCAAATGATCCAACAGCCCCTGGGCATGGACGCTGTCTGAGGCGAATACCTCCGCGGCATTGCCCGGGACCGGGCTGACACCCGGCTTGAGCATGTTCCGGTCCAGGCGCAGAAGGTGGCCATTCAAGGCATTAAAGTCATGAAATGAACTGTGGCGCAAGGCAAAGCGTCGGACCATCAAGCCATCCTCCCCAGTCACGCCTTCGGGATAATGGTTGGCAGCCCAATGGTCTTGAAAGGATCGCCCGCAGGTGGTCAAGACCTCAACAACGTGCCCCCGAGCCGCAAGCCGGGTGGCCATCTGCCAAGCCTGTTGCTCGGCCCCGCCTTTGAGGTCCTTGCCGAACCAAGGAATGACGATGGCGATGTTTCGCCCGGTTGGATTGGTTTGCACGTTGAATCCAGATCAATGAGGGGTGTGGATGTGCTGCAAGTGCCGGATTGAAGTATTCCCAGCAAGCTGGTCGAACCGGAATCAAGTGAGCGATTTGGAGTGTTCGCGCTGTTCCCGGAGTTCTCGCAGTTCGTTTTCCATTTGCGCCAATGCAGCATGCTGCGCGGTGGAACGGTTTTGCATGTCCTGGAGGATTTCGACCATTTTCTGCTGCCCGCGCTGGACTTGTTCGTTGAGTTGGCGATTAACGGCCATGGATTCCCGCAGGGCCTTGATCAGGGCCAGATTTACCCCGCGTTGCTCACGGAAGAGCACTTCGTAGAAACGCAGGATGAATCGGTGTAGAAAACCGAAATATTTCAATGGGAATCGATTCATCCTGGCAGGCAGCGCTGTTCTGGCCGGAAAGCACTGCGCCGCTTCATTGACCAAGCCTTCCACATGATAGCTGCGTAAGGCAATGTCATCCTGCAGGGCTTTGATCATCGGGTCGCCTTGGTCCGCGTTCATTTCCGCCAGTACGGCCTCAATCTTGGCGTTGAGTTCCTCGACGGAGATTCCCGCCACACTGATGTCGGTGGTTTCAGGCATGCTGCTTTGGTCTGCTGTTCAAAGGTTCACGGTTTCACAATCTCAAATTTGGGAGATGAGAGATGTTGAAGTGTTGTCAAAGTCCATATCCACAGTTCGTTCAAAAATCCCAAATGCAAGGAGCAAAAAAAGCTACCGGACACGTCCTTTGTCCGGCCCTCACGGGTTGTGGCTTCGCCACATTTTCGATTTGCCGTCCTGGCAATCGAATCAAGATCGAAGTGTATTTATGCATACGTGAAAGTTAGAACTTTTTGCAGTGACGCTGCAATTGGGAGTTTTTCTAAGGACTTTTATGCCTTGATCCGCGCCTCGACCATCATCCTGGCAACGTCCGGCATGGTGAATTGAGCCCGCCAGCCCAGGTTGCGGTCCGCCTTGGAGGGGTCGGCCCGGCTGACCATGATGTCCGTGGGACGGATGAAATCTGGGTTGGTGCGTACATGGCTGGTCCAATCCAGGTCCAAATGTTCAAATACTTGGCGCGTGAAGTCTTCCAGGCTGAATGTCTTGCCGGTGGCGATCACATAGTCGTCGGCGACTTCCTGCTGCAGCATCTGCCACATGGCCTCCACATACTCCGGCGCCCAGCCCCAATCCCGCTGCACTTCGATGTTTCCCAGAGACAATTCACCCTTGCCTTCCCGGGCAATCCGACAGGCCGCGGCCACGATTTTCTGAGTGACAAAACGCTCCGGACGAAGGGGAGACTCATGGTTAAACAGAATACCGGAACAGGCGTAAAGACCGTATGCTTCACGATAATTGGCAACTTCCCAGAAGGCCGCGGATTTGGCCACGGCATATGGGCTGCGGGGGCGAAACGGCGTCTCTTCGTTGGCGGGCAGTCCTTGGGTGTTTCCGAAACACTCGCTGGACCCGGCATTGTACAGCCTTACCGGTCGTTCGAAAAAACGGATTGCCTCCAGCAGATTGATCACAGCGACACTGATGCTTTCAAAGGTTTCCATGGGCTGTTCAAAGGACAGCCCCACGGAACTTTGTCCGGCCAGATTGTAAATTTCGTCCGGCTCGGAGCGGATGATGGCCTGCAGCACGCTGCGAAAGTCCGTCACCGCCACGGAAAGCAGGGTAACGCGTTCCATCACCTCCAGCCGACGCAGATTCGCGAAGGAGGACATCTGTACGTCACGGGATGTCCCAAATACCCGGTAGCCCTTATCCAGCAGGAATCTGGCCAAGTAGGCCCCATCCTGTCCGGAGATACCCATGATCAAGGCGTTTTTTTGTCTGTTCGGCATGTTGTTTTGGGTCAGCTCAGTTTGCGGGACAAGGGGCCTTCGCCCCAGCGATGATCTTGCGTGAAGCCGTTCTTTATGGTCAAATTTATAGCTTGTCCACCTGGAACCCCATGCACCAAACGCATTTTGCTTCAGCCTCGTCCTCGCCATCGGCCTCAGTGATCAAACCGGACATCCTGTTGCTCACGGACGCCTTGCGGGACACCCACCTGACCGGCATTGGCCGCTACGTCCTGGAGTTGGCTCGTGGCCTGCAGGCCCACTCAGATCTCGGCTCCGTGCGTTTTTTCGCTGGTCGCGGCTGGGTAGCCGACCCCTGTGGGCCCTTTGACCGCAAAAAAGTCCTCACCGCGGATGCAGGCAGACATACGGTTACCTCGCTGCGCAGGGCACTGCCCTGGCGCAGTTTGCAGGACCGGATCAGTTTCAGCCTGAAAAAAGTTTCTTTTTGGACAAAAACCCGCTCGACCGCAACCCCGGTTTTGCATGGCCCCAACTATCTCCTGCTGCCGTATACAGGGCCAAGCGTGGTGACCATCCATGACCTTTCCTTTCTGCACTACCCGGCATACCATCCCAAGGAGCGGCTCGTGCTCCTGGACCGAGAATTGCCCAAAACCCTGTGCCAAGCGGACCATATCCTGACAGACTCCGAATTCGTGCGTCAGGAAATCCTCCAGATCCTGGGGGTCGCGGCCCAACGTGTCAGTGTTACACCGTTGGGCGTGGACCCCGCATTCCAGCCTATGTCCATGCAGCGGACCCGGCCAGTCCTGCGTGACCTGCACCTGGAACATGGGCGTTACCTGCTCTGCGTGGCCACTCGGGAACCACGCAAGAATCTGGCCCGTTTGCTGACGGCCTATGCCGGTCTGCCAACTGGTATCAGGGCTTTTTTCCCGTTGGTATTGGCCGGATCCGGCGGATGGTTGACCGCAGACCTGGAACGGGTAATGCGCCCGTTGGAAACAGCAGGTGCGGTCCGAAGACTGGGTTATGTGCCGGAGCACCGCCTCCCGGCTCTGGTTGCCGGCGCTGCCGGGTTGACCATGCCGTCGTTTTACGAAGGGTTCGGACTGCCGGTGCTGGAAGCGATGGCCTGCGGAGTTCCAGTGCTCACCGCCAACCGCGCCAGTTTGCCCGAGGTTGCCGGGGACGCGGCACTGTTGGTGGACCCGGATGACGAGCAAGCCATCCGCGAAGGCATGGAACAGCTGCTGACGGACGAGCTTTTCCGCCAGACGGCCAGAGAACGGGGATTGAAACAGGCCGCGCGGTTCACCTGGGCAGAATGCGTTGAGAAGACCATTCAGGTCTATCGTCGAGTAACCGGAAAAACCTCCGACCGTCACATTCATGTTTCCTGAACAGCGTTCCATGCCCCCATGACACTTCAGGGCAATTGATGCACACAACCATACACCCATGAAACGTCTCTTCGTGGACCTCAGCCTGACAGCCCAGACCGAAAACGGCTCCGCGGTATACGCCTGGGAGGTTGGCCATCGCCTGATGCGTCAGGCCATGCCCTTGCAGGTATTGCCCCTGACCAGCCCCTTTCGCGTCTTGGGCCGAACCGGAATCCAACGCAAGCTGAACGGGTTGCTCCGGGATCTACTCTGGCGGCCCATTTTGGCCGGCCTGGAGGCCCGTCCGGATGATCTTTTCCTGTTCACCAACACCTTCGTGCCCCGTAAATTCTGGCGTCGTCAATTCGGCGTGGTTATCCTGGATCTGGGTGCGTGGCACGACCGCGCCCTGCTCTCCTGGCGCGGCCGCCTGGGCACCCGCTCTCTGCCCGCGGTGTTGGAACACGCGGCCCATATCTTTGCCATCTCGGAATACACGGCCGAGGATGTGGCTCGGGTGTTCGCCGTTCCCCGTTCCCGGATCACCCTGGCTCCCTGTGGGCTCTCCGAAACCTTCCTGGCCCCTCCTGCTCCCCTGGCAACAATCAACACCGTCCAACTGCCCTCGTGTTATCTGCTCCATGTGGGCAGCCTGGAACCCAAGAAGAATATCCCCTTCCTGCTCCAGGTCTTCGCGCTCCTTCGCCAGCAGACCGCAACCTCGACGAGACAAACCGATGCCCGGTCCAAATGCAAACTCGTCCTCACCGGCGCAGAGTCCTGGCACGATGCCTCCCTGCGCCAGGCCATCGCGAAGCATCCGTATTCCGAGGATATCCTGCTCCTGGGACGGGTGGCCCCGGAAGACCTGCCCGCGCTTTACCGCCAGGCCGCGGCCCTGGTCTTTCCCTCCGTACTGGAAGGTTTCGGTTTGCCGGTAATCGAAGCCCTGTCCCAAGGCACACCGGCTTTGGTCCAGGCCAACAGTTCCCTGAGCCAGTTCGCACCCTACGGCGCCACGGTCCTGAACGATTTTGAGCCGGAAGGCTGGGTGGGACGCATCCGGGAAATACTTGCCTTGGAAACCAGAATGCCCGAAAACCTGAAGAAGTCCGTCCGGGACACGTTTAATTGGGACCGCACCGCCACGATCATCCGCCGGACCATGCTGGGAAGCACATAATGGACCGCCTGTTTATTCGCCAAACTGAACAAAACCATCTTGACCGTGACAATACCTGAACGCCACCCCCTCCGCGTCGGTCTGAACCTCCTTTACCTCCTGCCCGGAATTGTGGGCGGAACGGAAACCTACGCCGCAGGGCTTTTGCACGGCTTGGCCGAGGTGGATGATGGGCTGGAGTATGTGGTTTTCCTGAACCAGGAAAGCGCGGACTGGCCTTTACCGGATATCCCAGCCTTTCAGCGGGTGGTTTGCCCGGTGCGGGCTTCCAGTCGGGCCCAGCGGCTGCTCTACGAACAATTCCGTCTGCCTGCCCAGGCCCGACGTCACGGCGTGGACGTGCTGCACTCCCTGGGTTACGTGGCCCCGGTGCTGGGCCGCTGTCCCGGGGTGGTCACCATTCACGACATGAACACCAGGGGCCATGGCCGAAGCATGCCGATGTTCAAGCGTCTGGCACTGGCCTTGCTTGTCCGCTTGAGCGCCCAAACGGCCAGCCAGGTGATCACGGTTTCCGATTTTTCCCGCCAGGAAATCCACCGCCATCTCGGCCTGTCCCTGGAACGGATCCATGTGGTTCATGAAGCTCCGCTGCCTTCGGAATGGCATCACCCATCGGGGCTGCTCTTCTCGGAAACAGCATCGCAACCCGTTTCATGGTCACCGTCTTTTCAGCCTTCTCATCAGTCGGACATCCCGTATATTCTGGCCTTTGCCAGCCAATCTCCGCACAAAAACATCCCCAGACTGATCGAGGCCTTTGCCCGGATCGCGACCTCCGTGCCGCACCACCTTGTTCTGGCCGGGCATCTGCCCGAAGACGGGGCCGTGGACCGGGCCATTGGTCGCTGGGACATAGCCCACCGGATCAGGCTGACCGGCTACCTGCCCCGGCCTGAGGTGGAACGCCTGCTGTCCCAGGCATCTCTGTTTGCCTTTCCGTCCCTGTATGAGGGATTCGGTCTTCCCGTGCTGGAAGCCCAGGCTGCTGAAGTGCCGGTTGCCTGCGCAAACCGTGGGGCCTTGCCTGAGGTGGCTGGCGAGGGCGCGGTGTTCTTCGACCCGGAAAATGCCCTGGACATGGCCGCCACCCTGGCCCACGCACTTACGGACAAAGACCTGTGCGCCAGCCTCGTGGCCCAGGGACGGCTCAACCTGGAACGTTTTTCCTGGATCAAGGCGGCCCGTCAGACCTTGAACCTCTATGCCAGGGCCGCCTGGCGCGGCCGAAACAGATACGTCACGAGGCCGAATCGTCCTTCGACCGCCCCTGGGCATGGAACAATAGCCCATTCCATCGTTCATCCGGAGAACGAATCGCCGGATCCAAGCACTGGAACGTTGCCGCAAGGCAACGTTCCAGTGCTACCCCGCCCCGCCGACATGACCAGACCGGAGCACCCTTAAGCCATGCTCACTCCTTCCAACACATCGTCCAAGAGCGACGTTTCTCAACGGGAGCCGGAGAGCAGTCCGGAACGCTCTTCGGAGAATTTTCCGAAAATTGCTCCGGAACACATGCAGGAACTCGCTCAGGAGCAAACTCAGGAGCACCCCCGGGAGCACCCCCGGGAGCACTCTTGGGAGCACCCTCAAAAACAACCTCGAGTCAGTATCATCACCGCGGTGCTCAATGGCGAGGCGCACCTTTCCGACGCAATCCAAAGCATCCGCGACCAGACCTATCCCCACATTGAGCACATCATCGTGGACGGCGGCTCCAAAGACGGAACCGTCTCCATTATCCAGGCGCACGCAGACGGAATCTCCAGGTGGATCTCCGAACCGGACCAGGGGATTTACGACGCCATGAACAAGGGCATCCGCATGGCCACCGGGACCATCGTCGGCATGCTCAACGCCGATGACTTCTATCCCCGTTCGGACGTCATCCACGACGTGGTTCAAACATTTGCCCAAACCAGAGCCGACGCGGTCTTTGCCGACCTCCTGGTGGTAGGCCGGAACGATCCGCGCAAGGTCGTCCGCTTTTACGACTCCTCGGACTTCCACCCTGGACGATTTTGTCAGGGCTGGATGCCGCCCCATCCGACCTTCTTCACCTTACGGGAACACTACATACGTCTCGGCTTTTACCGTACGGACTACCGCATCGCCGCGGACTACGAACTTCTGACCCGCTTCCTGGCTCGCCACGGCCTTGCCTATGCCCGCATCCCAAAGATTCTCGTGCATATGCGCTCCGGTGGAGTCAGCTCTCGAAATTTGAAGAGCAACTGGGTGCTGAACCAGGAAATTGTCCGCGCCTGCAAGGAAAATAATATCCGCACATCCATGCCGCGCCTGCTTTGCAAATATCCTCGCAAACTGTTGGAATACGTACGCAGACCCAAAGGCTGAGGCTACGGAGTCATCGAATCTGGACAACTCAACGGCATGTTGGCGGACAAACGTCGGATGAAGCTGAGAGCGGACATGTGAGGAGATCGTACGCACCAAGAAAGCGGTCGAAAATGTACTCCGCCCCCCCCCAAAAAAAAAACCTCGTGACTTCCTGTAAAAAGAAAGCCACGAGGCACTCCTGAAACGTGGTTTGCTCGCCAGACGGCAGACGCAGTCTAAAGCAATTTTTTCGCCGCATCCAAGGCCAGGTCGTAGTTTGGCTCCTGCCCAACTTCCTTGACCAGTTCTATGTAACGAATATTTTTTTGACGATCCAAAACAAAGACGGCGCGAGCCAGCAAACGTAGCTCCTTGACCAGGACACCGTACTGGGTCCCAAAGGAGGCATCCTTGTGATCGGAGAGGGTCAAAACGTTACTCACACCGGCTGCGGCGCACCAACGCTTCTGGGCAAAAGGCAGGTCCATGCTGATCACCAAAATCTGGACATCGTCCCCCAGTTGGCCCGCTTCCTGATTAAAGCGCCGGGCTTCCAGGTCACAAACCGGAGTGTCCAGCGAGGGAACTGACGTGATGATTACCACCTTATCCTTCATCGATGAAAAATTGAACGGCTTGAGATCATTGTCGACCACCTGGAAATCCGGGGCAAGGTCCCCTTCCTGAACGGAATTCCCCATCAAGGTGACGGGTTGTCCTTTCAACGTAATTAACCCAAAGCGTTCTTTCATGGCCAGCTCCTTGGAAAAGTTGTTGATGTGGTTTGGGCGGTCCCATCCGGGTACAGGTCCGAATGCGGTGTCAGGTATACGGTTGTGCGATCCAGGTACGGAAGTGGATTCGCCTGAGCATCATGCCCCGTCTTGGCTTTCTTATTCGGGAAGCGTACCCTGAGGCGTTGGGAGTTGCAAGAACTCTTCATGATTTCACCCTTGCACCCTGCTGCAACCCGAATACATTCACGATGTCCGCCTCAACCACCCAATTGCTTATTGCCATGTACGAGGCCATGCTGGCCCGGTTGGGTCCCAGCGGATGGTGGCCGGCCCAGGCCCCCTTTGAGGTGGTTGTGGGGGCAATTTTAACCCAAAACACAAACTGGTCCAACGTGGAAAAGGCCATTGCCAACCTGCGCCGCACAGGTCTGCTCACTGTCGAATCGTTGAGCGGCGCCCAACCGGAAGAGGTGGAAAAAAATATTCAACCATCCGGTTTTTTTCGTCAAAAAACCAAAAAGATCTTCCATTTCCTTGATTTCCTGGAGAGGGAAGGTGCCCGGGACGTGACAGACCTCATCAACAAAGATACCTCCCAGTTGCGTCGGCAATTATTGGATGTGAACGGTATCGGCCCGGAAACAGCGGACAGCATTTTGCTTTATGCCTTGAACCGACCGGTTTTTGTCGTCGACGCCTACACAGCCAGAATCGCCCATCGCCATGGACTTGTACCTGAAGATGTGAGCTACCCTGAGCTCCAAGACGTGTTCATGTCCCACCTGACGCCGCAGGTTGATTTTTTCAATGAATATCACGCCCTTCTGGTTCGTGTGGGCAAAAAATGGTGCCGCAAGCGATTGCCGCTCTGCAACGAATGTCCGCTGCGGCCGTTTCTCCGCGAAGCAATCTAACCGTTTTACCCCTTGATACGACTTAATTCGTGACCAACCATCAAGCCACCTCCATGCTGCCTGCAGTGCGGCACTCCTGGGGTTTCCACATTTTTTGCGGGGCCATAATGCTGCTTTTCTTGTGTGCGGAACCGCGCGAGCTTCATGCCGAGACTCCGGAAAATGTCCAGAGGTCCATTGAGCAACGCCAGAGAGACATGCGTGCGCACGAAAAAATTCTCAAGGGACTCACGGAACAAGAACGCCGCATATTCGCCAACTTGCAGGACGTGGAGACCCGGCTGCGAACCATCGCGGAGGAGGTCGAGGACTTGGAGTCCCGCTTGGAACACCTGCGCAAGGAGGAAGAGGCTCGGCTGCAAGACAATCAGGAACTGGACCTGGCCCGATCCCGCACCAGTGAGGAACTTGCGCGCTTGTTGACCGTGCTCTGGCCGGTGCATCTCCAGGGCGTGGAACACAATCTTGAAACCCTCAACACCTGGGATGAAGCGGATCGCCAATTTCAATGGTTGTCCCGAATCTACGAACTGGTGCAGGATCGGATAGCACAACTTCGTGAACAGGAACGGGAGTTGGCCCGTGGTCAGGTTCTCCTGGAGCAAGCCAGAGAGGAGATCAGCCGGCAAATGGTTCGGGTCAATGCCGGCAAGGACCGTCTTCTCCAACAAAAGCTGGAATTTTTACGCGGAGTGCAGGAGGTTCGGGCGCAACAGGTCTCTGCGGAAGAGCGAATCCAGGAAATTTTGCAGAGCATCACGGAATTAAACTACCAATTACAGGCCATGACCACCAGGACATTCACAAATTTCCGCGGGGGCATGTCCTGGCCCGCCCAGGGACGCCTTGTGGAATCGTACCGGCCCCAAGCCAGCCCGCCGCACCGCGGTCTAAGTATGGCGTTGTCCGAGAATGCACCGGTGCGGGCCATTTCCTGGGGCAAAGTGGTGCATAGCGATGTTTTGCGCGGATATGGCCATGTGGTCATCCTCTATCACGGAGAGGACTACTACAGCCTCTACGCTTTCCTGAACACATCCACCGTGGCTGTGGGTCAGGAGGTGGAAAAAAGCGAACAGTTGGGCAACGCGGGTTTTTATCCCAAGGTCGATGGCCCAGGCCTCTACTTTGAATTGCGTTTTCAGCAAAATCCCGTTAATCCTGATATCTGGCTCGTGGCCCAGTAATAGAGTCCTAGATCACCGTTGCCAAACGGCATCTGGAGCTTATTTCCACGATGATGGTGCTCTAAAGCAGCATCAAAATGACTCCTCACAAAAAAAGATTCAAAAAAATGCATTCGGAGGTATTTATGCGGGTTGTCCATTGGGTTGGCACCGTGACATTGCTCTTTCTACTGGCCATCACCTTCAGTCAAAGCATGGCTACGGACGAGGAGCGTTATTCACCGCTGAAACGTTTCAGCCAGGTTCTGGACCTGGTTGAACGGTACCATGTTGATGACGTGGACCGGAATGAGATGATCCAGGGCGCCATTCGCGGCATGCTTCAGGAGCTGGATCCCCATTCCAGCTTCATGACGCAGGACGCCTTTCGGGAAATGCAGATTGATACCTCCGGGGAATTCACGGGCATTGGCATTGAAATCAGTATTGTCGAAGGCCGTTTGACCGTGGTTTCTCCTATCGAGGATACGCCGGCTTTTCGCGAGGGGCTTCAGGCCGGAGACCATATTATGAAGATTGATGGTCAGTCCACACAGGACATTACGGTCATGGACGCCGTCAAACTGATTCGCGGTCCCCGCGGTACCACGGTGGAATTGACCGTCCTTTCACGAGGCGAGACGGTTCCCCGCACCGTAAGCATTACCCGTGACGTCATCCCTATGCACACGGTACGGTTGTTTGAATTGGAGCCCGGGGTGGTGCTTGTCCGCCTGACCAGTTTCAAGGAAACCTCCATGGATGACATGCGTGAGGCCCTGGCCCAAATTGCACCAGAAGACCGCGTCGGCCTGATTCTTGACCTGCGCAACAATCCTGGTGGACTGCTCAATCAAGCCGTAGCCGTAGCTGACGCATTTCTTGAAGAAGGGAAAATTGTCTTCACCCAGGGCCGTGCAGCTCAGTCACAGATGAACTTTGAGGCCTCCAGAAATGTTTTGGATCGGGAGACTCCCATGGTGGTGCTGATCAACGGCGGTTCCGCCTCTGCCTCGGAAATTGTCGCCGGTGCCTTGCAGGACCATGGCCGGGCGTTGATTCTTGGCGAACAGTCCTTTGGCAAAGGCTCTGTTCAGACCATCATTCCCTTGGCTGATGGTTCCGGGATCAAGCTGACCACAGCGGTCTATTATACACCTAGCGGACGTTCCATTCAGGCGAAGGGGATTCTCCCGGACATTTCGGTCCCGTTTGTCGCCCTGAGCGAAGAGCAGCAGGAAGGGCGCATGCGCATGGTCCGCGAAGGGGACCTGATCCGTCACCTGGAAACCGGACCGATTCCCCAGGATCAGCTGGATCAGCCCAGACCTGAAGTCTTGGAAATGCTTGAACGGGACAACCAGTTGCGGTTGGCCCTGGAAATGGTCAAGGCCATGCCCCGGCTCAAGGCTCTGCGCTAACCCGCTTGTTGACCTGGCTTGGCGATGATCGGCAAGACACCCAAAAAAGGCGGCAAAAGCTCCCGCTCTTCCGCGACCACCACGAAAACCGGCGGTAAGAGCGGGAGCAAGTCCAAAAAAACGTCCACCAAAACAGGCCGCAAACGTACACCCCGCAAGGGCTTTCCCAGAATATGGGCAATAATCATGGCCGCGACTACTGGGGTGACGGCCTTGACCCTGGTCTGGGCCCTGAATTTGGCCCCCGTGGACCAACATTTGGACGTCAGTGCTCCTTCGAGTCCGGTCGTGAACTCGGCCCGGCAGGTCTCCCCTCCCTCAACTCCCGTTTCCACGGTTCAGCCCACATCGTCTCCGCCGATGCGCCAGACCGCGGCACCAAGCTCCAGCTCCTCCAACTCGGCGGACATGGTCGCGAAACTGTCCCATTCACCGTCCAACAACCAAATGCGGGCTCGGATCGCTCCCGAGGCTGCTTCACCCGCACCGCCCCGCCACCAGGGGAGGGTCTATGAAGTTTTTGATGAAGAACTTCTGGAACAGCAAATTAAAGAAGTGGATCTGGCCTTGGTCCAGACCATCATGGAGTTGAACCTGGACCCTCGCTCGGTACGGCATCTGGATATCCAGATGAAGGCCCGCAATGGCCAAAAGTATCACACCCAGTCCCTGTCCATTGGCCTTAATGGAGACCCGCTCGGTTTCGAGCAATCCCTGCGTGACAACCTTGCGCTCTGGGTGCAGGGCGCGAAGCTGCAAAATGTTACATCCCTCCCCGGCAGGCAGGAATTGCGGATATCCCTGCTCAACCTCCCAACGCATACCCTCTTTTTGGAGGAGCGCCCTCGAACACCTGCCCATCCCCAGCAGCCAAGCCAACCTGGAGTCGGCCCCCGGTTGGTGGTGGTGATCGATGACTTGGGTGAAAATCTGCACCTGGCAAGGGAACTGGCCGCCCTCTCTTTTCCGGTGACATTCGCCGTCTTGCCGCATCTTTCCCACACCAGGGAGGTCGCTCGAATCGGAGCGGCCGCCAACCTCG is drawn from Desulfonatronum thioautotrophicum and contains these coding sequences:
- a CDS encoding divergent polysaccharide deacetylase family protein; protein product: MAATTGVTALTLVWALNLAPVDQHLDVSAPSSPVVNSARQVSPPSTPVSTVQPTSSPPMRQTAAPSSSSSNSADMVAKLSHSPSNNQMRARIAPEAASPAPPRHQGRVYEVFDEELLEQQIKEVDLALVQTIMELNLDPRSVRHLDIQMKARNGQKYHTQSLSIGLNGDPLGFEQSLRDNLALWVQGAKLQNVTSLPGRQELRISLLNLPTHTLFLEERPRTPAHPQQPSQPGVGPRLVVVIDDLGENLHLARELAALSFPVTFAVLPHLSHTREVARIGAAANLDVILHQPMEPLDYPHRADPGPGALFVEMDDKQILGILRENLAQIPQAIGINNHMGSRFTADAAGMNTVFEELKRQELFFLDSLTTGNSVADQQARKIGLSHLRRHIFLDNIPNVQAILFQLRKAEQLAHSQGQVIAIGHPYPETLEALKLWERERDSGINVVSLGSLLTHQSLAER